A genomic segment from Anabas testudineus chromosome 6, fAnaTes1.2, whole genome shotgun sequence encodes:
- the LOC113165718 gene encoding tripartite motif-containing protein 66-like, giving the protein MSNRLGYKCAHPRSHPPEDTLTWLPETDILFFIAYIHTQRPNLLEMAELPHRCHGNFPQRRPTTLPQVAKCTAQLVSEDVSSETGPDPASTAEKPNLPTKHGGRRGFCEVEKESNQMCNGKLRAVSPSSPKRQRKPNKSVAALLKRIRIHPEAQRILGNSCIPVVSLERLNFQSVSLLSLQPVVSLVRLPCQKQAELHDEVFGLDRPRQNGLSQNEAVAFHEELSPSKPEESCEFSAAEPTPTSWTEPYCPDSSPSEEPEQDSGFDCESNPDQPFILFDSDEWDPNGKRECATLYLSPEPTLVIQLDPEPEADQDQSLHLEDESELKCEADVVELDDDEDQRPDLCCSVEEGDSSTEQQEPEPGAQTEEMESEDFCAVCLNGGDLLCCDRCPKVFHLDCHIPALIVFPLGDWVCTLCRSDQDPEEAYDCENTQSCAGVKAPYTLSMKDQRRCEKLALLLYCHPLSAPFHEPVSPLARNYYQIIKRPIDLSVIRRKLDKSNTLHYFTAEQFVDDILLMLKNCALFNYPDSEVAQAGRSLEVFFLSKLKEIFCDRTFPSASQDRTDRARLRWLSKKRKENCKKKKYVFSGKRYYL; this is encoded by the exons ATGTCCAATAGACTTGGGTACAAGTGTGCCCATCCTCG CTCACATCCACCTGAGGACACACTCACCTGGCTTCCTGAAACAGACATCTTGTTTTTCATTGCTTACATCCACACTCAG AGGCCCAATCTCCTGgagatggcagagctgcctCACAGATGCCATGGCAACTTTCCCCAAAGACGGCCAACCACGTTACCACAGGTAGCCAAGTGTACAGCACAGCTGGTGTCGGAGGACGTGTCATCTGAGACTGGTCCAGATCCGGCATCCACAGCAGAGAAGCCAAACCTCCCGACTAAACAT GGCGGCAGGAGAGGATTCTGTGAGGTAGAAAAAGAGTCAAACCAGATGTGTAATGGAAAACTAAGGGCAGTTTCTCCATCATCTCCAAAACGACAAAGAAAACCTAACAAAAGTGTAGCAGCTTTACTGAAGAGAATACG GATTCATCCAGAGGCCCAGAGGATTCTGGGTAATTCCTGCATACCTGTTGTGAGTCTGGAGCGTCTCAACTTCCAGTCTGTGTCCTTATTGTCTCTGCAGCCTGTGGTGTCTCTGGTGCGACTGCCATGCCAGAAACAAGCTGAGCTCCACGATGAGGTCTTCGGTTTGGATCGTCCTCGACAG AATGGATTAAGTCAAAATGAGGCAGTCGCTTTCCATGAAGAACTTTCTCCATCTAAACCAGAAGAGTCGTGTGAGTTCAGTGCAGCAGAACCAACACCAACGTCCTGGACTGAACCGTACTGTCCTGACAGCTCCCCCTCTGAAGAACCAGAGCAGGACTCGGGCTTTGACTGTGAATCAAATCCAGACCAGCCTTTCATCCTGTTTGATTCTGATGAATGGGACCCAAATGGGAAAAGAGAATGTGCAACATTATATTTGAGTCCGGAGCCGACCCTAGTGATCCAACTGGATCCAGAACCAGAAGCAGATCAGGATCAGTCCCTGCACCTGGAGGATGAATCTGAATTAAAGTGCGAAGCGGATGTAGTTGAACTGGACGACGATGAGGATCAGAGACCTGatctgtgctgctcagtggagGAGGGCGACTCATCCACCGAGCAGCAGGAACCTGAACCCGGAGCTCAGACTGAGGAGATGGAGAGCGAAGatttctgtgctgtttgtctGAACGGAGGAGATCTGCTCTGCTGCGACCGCTGCCCTAAAGTGTTCCACCTGGACTGTCACATACCTGCTCTCATCGTCTTCCCACT AGGCGACTGGGTGTGTACACTGTGCAGATCTGACCAGGACCCTGAGGAGGCCTACGACTGTGAGAACACACAGTCCTGTGCAGGCGTCAAAGCTCCGTACACCCTGTCCATGAAGGACCAGAGG AGGTGTGAGAAGTTAGCGCTGCTGCTATACTGTCACCCGCTTAGTGCTCCGTTTCATGAACCTGTCAGCCCTCTG GCCCGAAACTATTACCAGATCATCAAGAGGCCCATCGACCTGTCAGTGATCCGCAGGAAACTGGACAAGAGCAACACCCTGCACTACTTCACTGCCGAGCAGTTTGTAGATGACATCCTGCTCATGCTcaagaactgtgctctgttcaATTAC CCGGACTCCGAGGTCGCTCAGGCCGGTCGAAGCCTGGAGGTGTTTTTCTTGAGCAAGCTGAAGGAGATTTTTTGTGACCGGACGTTCCCGTCAGCAAGTCAGGACAGAACGGACAGAGCTCGTCTCCGGTGGCTCAGCAAGAAGCGCAAGGAAAACtgcaagaagaagaaatatgtgTTCAGTGGGAAAAGATATTACCTGTAG